In Syngnathus acus chromosome 5, fSynAcu1.2, whole genome shotgun sequence, a genomic segment contains:
- the lmod1b gene encoding leiomodin-1 — MSQPLSSFLSLAALSASIMSRRKVRGLTRMGRQVSEDPDLDTLLSTLSPEEMKELEKDMMKVPDINPDDGEVTLQPGPATGKNNHQDAKSCRNEYTLQAEPKKESRKQDYQRKTSQEGNDATGVQRRRENEVKPGDDKAPESSKEEQSQLSGDLKDSRKEKSTCEDSRMTDRRESRESKTRDVISKLQEKKKEETRRDDCRRREDTKTKDIISRLREKSEKESGRERVRRSDSFRTQGLVSKMLEKQNKSQENPTPEEKKHQDEEKDKKAACRVQRQASEKEEGTRKGEELLNHSDSLEKKAEEEKVDNQEKPANCVAPTAKTKEEDAADEDASMFDELLEQVRSDDPSLVELNVNNSEVIKTKTLIELAEALRRNTHVRKVALANCRADDHVAYAVADTLRHNATVTSINLDSNHLTGKGILALIQALRYNATLTELRFQNQRHICGGKTEMEMIKVLKENTTLLKLGYHFELAGPRMTTTNILSRNMDRQRQRRLQEQKQAQAGNGTDKKDTLEVPKLGAGGSPRNSTTFNSPKASPKPSPMPSPIPSPKLTPKRGAGVAPPPPPPPMGGPPPPPPLMLEVDSLRNSLTPVSRRSVDGKGRAGAKNSRDQLLASIRGSNIEQLKKVPIPKWLQ; from the exons ATGTCCCAGCCTCTCAGCAGCTTTCTGTCACTGGCCGCCCTCTCTGCAAGCAT TATGTCCAGACGGAAGGTGAGAGGCCTGACCCGGATGGGGCGACAGGTGAGCGAGGACCCGGACCTGGACACCTTGCTGTCAACGCTCTCCCCGGAAGAGATGAAGGAGCTGGAGAAGGACATGATGAAGGTGCCTGACATTAACCCGGATGACGGCGAGGTGACCCTTCAACCCGGGCCCGCCACAGGCAAGAACAACCACCAGGACGCCAAAAGTTGCCGCAACGAGTACACACTCCAG GCTGAACCCAAGAAGGAAAGCCGGAAGCAGGATTACCAGAGGAAGACAAGCCAGGAGGGCAACGATGCCACCGGAGTTCAACGACGAAGAGAAAACGAGGTCAAACCCGGTGACGACAAAGCTCCAGAATCATCGAAAGAGGAGCAAAGTCAGCTCTCCGGGGACCTGAAGGACAGTCGCAAGGAGAAATCGACATGTGAAGACAGCAGGATGACAGACAGAAGAGAGAGCCGAGAGAGCAAAACAAGGGACGTGATCTCCAAGctgcaggagaagaagaaagaagagacCCGTAGGGACGACTGCAGGAGGAGGGAAGACACCAAGACCAAGGACATCATCTCCAGACTACGGGAGAAAAGCGAGAAGGAAAGCGGCAGAGAGCGGGTGCGGCGATCCGACAGCTTCAGGACGCAGGGCCTGGTTTCCAAAATGCTggagaagcaaaacaaatcccAGGAGAACCCGACTCCCGAGGAGAAGAAGCACCAGGATGAGGAGAAGGACAAGAAGGCGGCTTGTCGAGTGCAACGACAAGCATctgagaaggaggagggaacGAGAAAAGGCGAAGAACTTCTCAACCACAGCGACTCTTTGGAGAAGAAAGCAGAAGAGGAGAAAGTGGACAACCAGGAAAAACCCGCTAATTGCGTAGCCCCGACCGCCAAAACGAAGGAGGAAGACGCCGCCGACGAAGACGCTAGCATGTTCGACGAGCTCCTGGAGCAGGTCCGGAGTGACGACCCGTCCTTGGTGgagctgaacgtcaacaactCGGAGGTGATCAAGACCAAGACGCTCATCGAGCTGGCCGAGGCGCTGCGCCGCAACACCCACGTCAGGAAGGTGGCGCTGGCCAACTGCCGCGCCGACGACCACGTGGCGTACGCCGTCGCCGACACGCTACGCCACAATGCCACCGTCACCAGCATCAATCTGGACTCCAACCATCTCACCGGCAAGGGCATCCTGGCCCTCATCCAGGCGCTGCGCTACAACGCCACCCTCACCGAGCTGCGCTTCCAGAACCAGCGGCACATCTGCGGAGGCAAGACGGAGATGGAGATGATCAAGGTGCTGAAGGAGAACACCACCCTGCTTAAACTGGGCTACCACTTTGAGCTGGCGGGCCCCAGGATGACCACCACCAATATCCTGAGTCGGAACATGGACCGCCAGCGTCAGAGGCGCTTGCAAGAGCAGAAGCAGGCCCAGGCCGGTAACGGAACCGACAAGAAGGATACTCTGGAGGTACCCAAGCTGGGTGCTGGAGGCTCCCCGAG GAATTCCACCACATTCAACTCTCCAAAGGCATCCCCCAAACCATCACCGATGCCCTCACCGATCCCTTCACCCAAGCTGACCCCCAAGAGGGGAGCCGGGGTTGCTCCGCCCCCACCGCCCCCACCTATGGGAGGgcccccgcctcctcccccTCTCATGCTAGAAGTGGACTCTTTAAGGAACTCTTTGACGCCGGTATCGCGGAGGAGCGTGGACGGGAAGGGTCGTGCCGGGGCAAAGAACTCCAGGGACCAGCTGCTTGCCTCCATCAGGGGGAGCAACATCGAACAACTCAAGAAG GTGCCCATACCCAAGTGGCTGCAGTGA
- the timm17a gene encoding mitochondrial import inner membrane translocase subunit Tim17-A, which produces MEEYAREPCPWRIVDDCGGAFTMGAIGGGIFQAVKGFRNAPSGMNHRMRGSMTAIKTRAPQLGGSFAVWGGLFSMIDCGLVKVRGKEDPWNSITSGAMTGAILAARNGPVAMVGSAAMGGILLALIEGAGIMLSRFASSQFPTGPQFAEEPAPSPMPTAPFGDYRQYQ; this is translated from the exons ATGGAGGAGTATGCTAGAGAGCCGTG TCCCTGGAGGATTGTGGACGACTGTGGGGGTGCGTTCACCATGGGGGCCATTGGCGGTGGAATATTCCAAGCAGTAAAAGGCTTCAGGAACGCGCCTTCG GGAATGAATCACAGAATGAGAGGTAGCATGACTGCCATCAAGACCAGAGCGCCACAGCTTGgag GTAGCTTCGCAGTGTGGGGCGGCCTCTTCTCTATGATCGACTGCGGCCTGGTGAAGGTGCGCGGGAAGGAGGACCCCTGGAACTCCATCACGAGTGGCGCCATGACGGGAGCCATTCTTGCTGCTAGAA ACGGACCAGTGGCCATGGTGGGCTCGGCAGCTATGGGGGGCATCCTGCTAGCCTTAATAGAGGGCGCTGGGATTATGCTGTCAAGGTTTGCCTCGTCACAATTTCCCACCG gtCCACAATTTGCAGAGGAGCCAGCCCCCTCACCCATGCCCACTGCCCCCTTTGGAGACTACCGACAATATCAGTGA